From the Misgurnus anguillicaudatus chromosome 17, ASM2758022v2, whole genome shotgun sequence genome, one window contains:
- the casq2 gene encoding calsequestrin-2 isoform X2 — protein MHITWLLLLGSLGLASLAIAEKGLEFPHYDGKDRVLDIDEKNYRKALKKYDMLCLYYHAPPPTTKELQRQFQMTELVLELAAQVLEEKDIGFGMVDSHKDAKIAKKLGLHEEGSVYVFKEDRVIEFDGLLAADTLVEFLLDLLEDPVEIIDNTLELRAFDRMEEDIKLIGFFKSQDSEHYLAFREAAEQFQPFIRFFATFDKSVAKELTLKNNEVDFYEPFMEEPVTIPDKPYTEEELVAFISEHRRPTLRKLRAEHMFETWEDDLNGIHIVAFAEEEDPDGFEFLEILKEVARDNTHNPELSIVWIDPDDFPLLIPYWEKTFKVNLFKPQIGVVNVTDADSVWLDIPDDEDLPSPEELENWIEDVLSGTVNTEDDDDDDDDDDDDDDDDD, from the exons ATGCACATCACCTGGCTTTTGCTGCTGGGATCTCTGGGACTGGCATCCCTGGCAATTGCCGAGAAGGGCCTCGAATTCCCACATTACGATGGCAAAGACCGTGTCCTGGACATAGATGAGAAGAACTACCGCAAAGCTCTGAAGAAATATGACATGTTGTGCCTATACTACCATGCTCCTCCACCAACTACAAAAGAGCTGCAGAGACAGTTTCAAATGACTGAACTGGTGCTAGAG TTAGCTGCTCAGGTCTTAGAAGAAAAGGACATTGGATTTGGAATGGTTGACTCCCACAAGGATGCCAAAATTGCTAAGAAATTAG GTTTGCATGAGGAGGGCAGTGTCtatgtttttaaagaagacCGGGTAATTGAATTTGATGGACTGCTCGCTGCAGACACCCTTGTGGAGTTCCTTCTGGAC CTTTTAGAAGATCCGGTTGAGATCATTGACAATACTCTGGAGTTGCGAGCTTTTGACCGTATGGAAGAAGACATTAAACTTATTGGCTTCTTCAAGAGTCAGGACTCTGAGC ATTATCTGGCTTTCCGAGAGGCAGCTGAACAGTTTCAACCTTTTATCAGATTTTTTGCTACTTTTGACAAATCT GTTGCAAAAGAACTGACTCTGAAAAACAATGAGGTTGACTTTTATGAGCCCTTCATGGAGGAACCAGTCACCATTCCAGACAAACCTTACACTGAGGAAGAGCTGGTGGCCTTCATATCAGAGCACAGGAG ACCAACTCTGAGAAAACTCAGGGCAGAACACATGTTTGAGACCTGG GAGGATGATTTAAATGGGATTCACATTGTCGCCTTTGCAGAGGAGGAGGATCCTG ATGGTTTTGAGTTCTTGGAGATACTGAAGGAGGTGGCAAGAGACAACACACATAATCCAGAACTGAGCATTGTGTGGATCGACCCAGATGACTTTCCACTG CTCATTCCTTACTGGGAGAAAACCTTCAAAGTTAACCTCTTCAAACCACAGATTGGTGTTGTCAACGTTACAGAT GCGGACAGTGTTTGGTTGGATATACCTGACGATGAAGATCTGCCTTCACCTGAAGAGCTGGAAAACTGGATAGAAGATGTGCTCTCTGGAACAGTAAACACAGAGgatgacga cgatgatgatgatgacgacgatgatgatgacgatgatgatgatTAA
- the casq2 gene encoding calsequestrin-2 isoform X1 has product MHITWLLLLGSLGLASLAIAEKGLEFPHYDGKDRVLDIDEKNYRKALKKYDMLCLYYHAPPPTTKELQRQFQMTELVLELAAQVLEEKDIGFGMVDSHKDAKIAKKLGLHEEGSVYVFKEDRVIEFDGLLAADTLVEFLLDLLEDPVEIIDNTLELRAFDRMEEDIKLIGFFKSQDSEHYLAFREAAEQFQPFIRFFATFDKSVAKELTLKNNEVDFYEPFMEEPVTIPDKPYTEEELVAFISEHRRPTLRKLRAEHMFETWEDDLNGIHIVAFAEEEDPDGFEFLEILKEVARDNTHNPELSIVWIDPDDFPLLIPYWEKTFKVNLFKPQIGVVNVTDADSVWLDIPDDEDLPSPEELENWIEDVLSGTVNTEDDDDDDDDDDDDDDDDDDDDDDDDDDDDD; this is encoded by the exons ATGCACATCACCTGGCTTTTGCTGCTGGGATCTCTGGGACTGGCATCCCTGGCAATTGCCGAGAAGGGCCTCGAATTCCCACATTACGATGGCAAAGACCGTGTCCTGGACATAGATGAGAAGAACTACCGCAAAGCTCTGAAGAAATATGACATGTTGTGCCTATACTACCATGCTCCTCCACCAACTACAAAAGAGCTGCAGAGACAGTTTCAAATGACTGAACTGGTGCTAGAG TTAGCTGCTCAGGTCTTAGAAGAAAAGGACATTGGATTTGGAATGGTTGACTCCCACAAGGATGCCAAAATTGCTAAGAAATTAG GTTTGCATGAGGAGGGCAGTGTCtatgtttttaaagaagacCGGGTAATTGAATTTGATGGACTGCTCGCTGCAGACACCCTTGTGGAGTTCCTTCTGGAC CTTTTAGAAGATCCGGTTGAGATCATTGACAATACTCTGGAGTTGCGAGCTTTTGACCGTATGGAAGAAGACATTAAACTTATTGGCTTCTTCAAGAGTCAGGACTCTGAGC ATTATCTGGCTTTCCGAGAGGCAGCTGAACAGTTTCAACCTTTTATCAGATTTTTTGCTACTTTTGACAAATCT GTTGCAAAAGAACTGACTCTGAAAAACAATGAGGTTGACTTTTATGAGCCCTTCATGGAGGAACCAGTCACCATTCCAGACAAACCTTACACTGAGGAAGAGCTGGTGGCCTTCATATCAGAGCACAGGAG ACCAACTCTGAGAAAACTCAGGGCAGAACACATGTTTGAGACCTGG GAGGATGATTTAAATGGGATTCACATTGTCGCCTTTGCAGAGGAGGAGGATCCTG ATGGTTTTGAGTTCTTGGAGATACTGAAGGAGGTGGCAAGAGACAACACACATAATCCAGAACTGAGCATTGTGTGGATCGACCCAGATGACTTTCCACTG CTCATTCCTTACTGGGAGAAAACCTTCAAAGTTAACCTCTTCAAACCACAGATTGGTGTTGTCAACGTTACAGAT GCGGACAGTGTTTGGTTGGATATACCTGACGATGAAGATCTGCCTTCACCTGAAGAGCTGGAAAACTGGATAGAAGATGTGCTCTCTGGAACAGTAAACACAGAGgatgacgatgatgatgatgacgatgatgatgacgatgatgatgacgatgatgatgatgacgacgatgatgatgacgatgatgatgatTAA